In a genomic window of Helianthus annuus cultivar XRQ/B chromosome 10, HanXRQr2.0-SUNRISE, whole genome shotgun sequence:
- the LOC110884100 gene encoding uncharacterized protein LOC110884100 isoform X2 — protein MRDFSCFGENGVQIADAASSSSGSVTTSSGVFVKRRGFKNLEVGSKFIDVYWDLASAKFGFSPEPVEGFYLAIVVNKDLILMLGDMEKEVKNKIDVSSFTPNFVFVSKKEHVFGKKVYATRAQFCGKGEIHDIVIECDLACTNDPCLLIRVDGKTMMQVKHLRWKFRGNYTILVDGLPVEVYWDVHNWLFGKLTGEANFLFQTCLSAEKMWASQSNMDASWSNSFRRDPQSHGLGFSLVLCAWKNE, from the exons ATGAGGGATTTTTCTTGCTTTGGTGAAAATGGTGTTCAAATTGCTGATGCTGCTTCTTCATCAAGTGGTTCTGTTACTACATCCAGTG GGGTCTTTGTTAAAAGAAGAGGGTTCAAGAATCTTGAAGTGGGTTCTAAGTTTATTGATGTTTACTGGGATTTAGCCTCTGCGAAATTCGGGTTTTCGCCCGAACCCGTTGAGGGGTTCTATCTTGCCATTGTTGTGAATAAAGATTTGATCTTGATGTTAGGGGATATGGAGAAAGAAGTTAAGAACAAGATAGATGTATCTAGTTTTACGCCGAATTTCGTTTTCGTGTCGAAAAAAGAGCATGTTTTCGGGAAGAAAGTTTACGCGACTAGAGCTCAGTTTTGCGGGAAAGGCGAGATTCATGATATTGTTATTGAATGTGATCTTGCGTGTACGAATGATCCGTGTCTTTTGATTCGGGTCGATGGTAAAACGATGATGCAAGTGAAGCATTTGAGATGGAAGTTTAGGGGGAATTATACGATTTTGGTTGATGGATTACCGGTTGAAGTGTATTGGGATGTGCATAATTGGCTATTCGGGAAGCTAACCGGTGAAGCGAATTTCTTGTTTCAAACATGTTTATCGGCTGAGAAAATGTGGGCGAGTCAGTCAAACATGGATGCTTCTTGGTCAAACTCGTTTCGTAGAGATCCACAATCCCACGGCTTAGGGTTTTCTTTAGTTTTGTGTGCTTGGAAAAACGAATAG
- the LOC110884102 gene encoding uncharacterized protein LOC110884102, translating into MRNCGLLSLCILKNRDNVGSLKHVVKEKPKMDELEKEISQLVSLHELKLQLKKWAKRMVLDERRRALRLRVESCRLPHMAFLEAEPWQRDVKWPLLRHGFDHQQLLEGPFFGKSDHKCYYGPMAFTCWYDKKESGFRLMGLGSLR; encoded by the exons ATGAGAAATTGCGGGCTCCTCTCACTTTGTATCTTGAAGAACAGAGATAATGTCGGGTCGTTGAAGCATGTAGTGAAAGAAAAGCCAAAAATGgacgaacttgaaaaagaaataTCACAATTAGTGAGCCTACATGAGCTTAAATTACAGCTCAAGAAATGGGCGAAACGAATGGTGTTAGATGAGAGGCGTAGGGCCCTTCGTTTAAGAGTCGAGTCATGCAGACTGCCTCATATGGCTTTTCTTG AAGCGGAACCATGGCAAAGAGACGTCAAATGGCCGTTACTTCGACATGGGTTTGATCATCAACAACTCTTGGAAGGCCCATTTTTTGGTAAATCTGATCACAAGTGCTATTATGGTCCTATGGCGTTTACTTGCTGGTATGATAAAAAAGAAAGCGGGTTTCGACTTATGGGGTTGGGGTCACTACGATGA
- the LOC110884099 gene encoding vegetative cell wall protein gp1 isoform X2, producing MDRFSGLLTTIFLAITVFTVSGQISTPCTVSMIASFTPCVNYITGSSANGGSPTASCCKAVESLMTTSMDCTCLIVTGNVPFSLPSQINQALAITLPKACNSKSVPFQCKSTGVPLPPAGPALFVPPPPPPKVLPPAADSPDLPPSPSATPTPSPSEKSQDNLHESDPPESKPVVPDASTPTPTAPHGPPVGSGIRPVLTPAASTSNQLHCSPPIVLLMLAAITVMNDREVYVF from the exons ATGGATCGTTTTTCGGGTTTGTTAACCACAATATTCCTAGCGATTACGGTTTTCACTGTGTCGGGTCAGATTAGCACTCCATGCACGGTGTCAATGATCGCTAGCTTCACCCCGTGTGTGAATTACATCACGGGGAGTAGCGCAAACGGGGGATCACCAACCGCAAGTTGTTGTAAAGCGGTTGAATCCCTTATGACTACGAGCATGGACTGCACGTGTCTTATCGTTACTGGAAACGTTCCGTTTTCACTACCAAGCCAAATTAACCAAGCGTTGGCTATTACACTCCCTAAAGCGTGCAACTCGAAAAGCGTACCGTTCCAATGCAAAT CTACCGGTGTTCCTCTGCCTCCTGCAG GTCCTGCATTATTCGTTCCTCCTCCGCCGCCGCCCAAAGTTCTTCCACCTGCCGCTGATTCTCCAGACCTGCCGCCAAGCCCTAGCG CAACACCAACGCCATCGCCATCTGAAAAGAGCCAAGACAACTTGCATGAGTCAGACCCACCTGAGTCCAAACCGGTGGTGCCTGATGCATCAACACCAACTCCAACTGCTCCCCACGGTCCACCGGTTGGTTCAGGCATCAGACCGGTGCTTACACCAGCAGCATCAACTTCAAACCAGTTGCATTGTTCACCGCCAATTGTGTTGCTAATGCTTGCAGCGATCACAGTGATGAATGATCGTGAAGTGTATGTTTTTTGA
- the LOC110884100 gene encoding uncharacterized protein LOC110884100 isoform X1 yields the protein MRDFSCFGENGVQIADAASSSSGSVTTSSGKFGQNLVTCVYQCRLRNFSCFIVTLTWTKSLMGQGLSVQIDDSTNHCLCKLEIKPGVFVKRRGFKNLEVGSKFIDVYWDLASAKFGFSPEPVEGFYLAIVVNKDLILMLGDMEKEVKNKIDVSSFTPNFVFVSKKEHVFGKKVYATRAQFCGKGEIHDIVIECDLACTNDPCLLIRVDGKTMMQVKHLRWKFRGNYTILVDGLPVEVYWDVHNWLFGKLTGEANFLFQTCLSAEKMWASQSNMDASWSNSFRRDPQSHGLGFSLVLCAWKNE from the coding sequence ATGAGGGATTTTTCTTGCTTTGGTGAAAATGGTGTTCAAATTGCTGATGCTGCTTCTTCATCAAGTGGTTCTGTTACTACATCCAGTGGTAAATTTGGTCAAAATCTTGTTACTTGTGTTTACCAGTGTAGATTGCGTAATTTCTCTTGCTTCATTGTCACTCTTACTTGGACTAAAAGCTTAATGGGTCAGGGTCTTTCTGTTCAAATTGATGATTCCACTAATCATTGTTTATGTAAACTTGAGATTAAACCAGGGGTCTTTGTTAAAAGAAGAGGGTTCAAGAATCTTGAAGTGGGTTCTAAGTTTATTGATGTTTACTGGGATTTAGCCTCTGCGAAATTCGGGTTTTCGCCCGAACCCGTTGAGGGGTTCTATCTTGCCATTGTTGTGAATAAAGATTTGATCTTGATGTTAGGGGATATGGAGAAAGAAGTTAAGAACAAGATAGATGTATCTAGTTTTACGCCGAATTTCGTTTTCGTGTCGAAAAAAGAGCATGTTTTCGGGAAGAAAGTTTACGCGACTAGAGCTCAGTTTTGCGGGAAAGGCGAGATTCATGATATTGTTATTGAATGTGATCTTGCGTGTACGAATGATCCGTGTCTTTTGATTCGGGTCGATGGTAAAACGATGATGCAAGTGAAGCATTTGAGATGGAAGTTTAGGGGGAATTATACGATTTTGGTTGATGGATTACCGGTTGAAGTGTATTGGGATGTGCATAATTGGCTATTCGGGAAGCTAACCGGTGAAGCGAATTTCTTGTTTCAAACATGTTTATCGGCTGAGAAAATGTGGGCGAGTCAGTCAAACATGGATGCTTCTTGGTCAAACTCGTTTCGTAGAGATCCACAATCCCACGGCTTAGGGTTTTCTTTAGTTTTGTGTGCTTGGAAAAACGAATAG
- the LOC110884099 gene encoding leucine-rich repeat extensin-like protein 3 isoform X1 produces MDRFSGLLTTIFLAITVFTVSGQISTPCTVSMIASFTPCVNYITGSSANGGSPTASCCKAVESLMTTSMDCTCLIVTGNVPFSLPSQINQALAITLPKACNSKSVPFQCKSTGVPLPPAGPALFVPPPPPPKVLPPAADSPDLPPSPSGSVTATPTPSPSEKSQDNLHESDPPESKPVVPDASTPTPTAPHGPPVGSGIRPVLTPAASTSNQLHCSPPIVLLMLAAITVMNDREVYVF; encoded by the exons ATGGATCGTTTTTCGGGTTTGTTAACCACAATATTCCTAGCGATTACGGTTTTCACTGTGTCGGGTCAGATTAGCACTCCATGCACGGTGTCAATGATCGCTAGCTTCACCCCGTGTGTGAATTACATCACGGGGAGTAGCGCAAACGGGGGATCACCAACCGCAAGTTGTTGTAAAGCGGTTGAATCCCTTATGACTACGAGCATGGACTGCACGTGTCTTATCGTTACTGGAAACGTTCCGTTTTCACTACCAAGCCAAATTAACCAAGCGTTGGCTATTACACTCCCTAAAGCGTGCAACTCGAAAAGCGTACCGTTCCAATGCAAAT CTACCGGTGTTCCTCTGCCTCCTGCAG GTCCTGCATTATTCGTTCCTCCTCCGCCGCCGCCCAAAGTTCTTCCACCTGCCGCTGATTCTCCAGACCTGCCGCCAAGCCCTAGCG GTTCCGTGACAGCAACACCAACGCCATCGCCATCTGAAAAGAGCCAAGACAACTTGCATGAGTCAGACCCACCTGAGTCCAAACCGGTGGTGCCTGATGCATCAACACCAACTCCAACTGCTCCCCACGGTCCACCGGTTGGTTCAGGCATCAGACCGGTGCTTACACCAGCAGCATCAACTTCAAACCAGTTGCATTGTTCACCGCCAATTGTGTTGCTAATGCTTGCAGCGATCACAGTGATGAATGATCGTGAAGTGTATGTTTTTTGA